In Bacillota bacterium, the sequence AAACCCGGTAAAAGAGCAGGCCGATAATCGCCAAGTCCAAAAGCAGAACCGGCGATATTAGTGTCCGCACAGATTCATACAAACCAGCGATGGTTTCCCACATCTCTTTTCCCTGCCTTATGCTTAGGTTACTCGGAACCGTTAAACTTAAACCCGCGAATCTTCAGAGCCGGCACCCGCACACTCCCCCAAAACCAACCGAAAAGCTTGCTGCTGTCTCCAACCATTTCCACCCGGCTTAAAGCGCGAATCAAACTCTCGGTAAAACGGAGGTTCTTCAGGGACCGGGTGAGTTTTCCGTCCTCAATTAACAAGGTGCCGTCCCTGGTGACGCCGGTAAGCACTGCCTGCCGGGCGTCCAGTACGTTCACATAGTGAAACCTGCTTATAAGTATACCACGTTTTGTGGACACAATCATATCGTCTAACATTGCATTGCCGGCTTCCATGAACATATGATTGGGCAGCGGGCCCTGGGAGGGCGGTAGCTGTCCGTGTCCGGTACTGGCCTTTTCCATATAGGTTGCAACAGAATTATCCGTGGCGACATTCTGAACAATACCCTTGGTAATCAAATTGAGCTTGCGTTTGGGGACACCCTGAAAATCAAAGGGCATCGCCAGCCCTTCGGGGTCAAGGGCATCATCCCAGATTGTAACGTTATCACCAAGATATTTTTCCCCCAGTTTGGGGAAGGGGCTGCGCCCTTCAAGGAGTGCCTGGCCGTTCAAGCCAATCAATGCCAGAAACCTGACTAAGTCTGCGACAGCGGCAGGCTCCAAAATGACTGTATGCTCGCCTGGCGGAAACCCTTGGGGATTGCTGGCTGCTTCACACTTCGCTGCAGCGGCGGTCATCGCCCCAATAAAGTCCAAATCTGCCAGACGCCGGCCACAGGTGCTGCCATATCCGGAGGTTGTTTGCTGGTGGTCGCTGACCACCAAATGGAAATCTGCAAATGTGGCCCGGGTCCAGGCCCGCAGGCCCCGGGTATTCACCAAGGCCAGCTCTTGGTCGGCGCCGGTAAAAGCGCCGCTAGCCTGCATCTTGGCGTTTCGCACAGTCACCAATGTGTCGGCCACCAACTGGGCATGCCCCTCAGGAGTAAGGTTGCTCAGTTCGGGATCGTGTAAATTCATTTCTTTATATGAGGTGGCCGGACTAAGGGGCGGCTGGGATGAACGGGGCATAGGCAGTTTTGCCGCCTCCAGCGCCTTGCGAACGGCACCGGCCAACTGTTTGCTATCCAGGCTGTTGGTAATAAAAGTGCCGCCTTTACCATTCTCGATCACCCGCACAAACACGCGACTGTTTTGCTCCCTGATGTTCTGATGGATGGTATTGTTACTAAACCGGGTCAGCTGCTCGCTGCTGACCTGGGCGATAATTTCGGCGTCGATATGCTCCGGCAACGCAGCCTCTAGACGGGAAAGCAATTGTTCTTTAGCCATCAGCGAGCTGCACCTGCCTTTACACGGCGGAATCGGGCAGGAGCAGCGCCATGACCGACCATCATTGCCTGGAGTGGCTCCCCTTTGCCACAATTGGGAATCCCCCACATCTGCCAAGCTTCGGGGCCGGCAATGCCGTCACACCGGGACCAGAATTCCGGCGTTATGCCAGTATAGACAGGATTTTTCACCATATGGGTTATTTTACCGCCCGCAATTCGCCAACCGATTTCGGTGCCAAACTGAAAATTGAGCCGCTGATCGTCGATGCTGAAACTGCGATTGGTCTCCAATAGCAATCCGCGCTCGATACCGCCCACAAGGTCTGCCAGGGAACCGTGGCCTGGGTGAAGGTTGACATTGGTCATCCGCACCAAGGGTAGATGGTGCCAACTCTGGGCACGCATCGCCCCGGAGCTAAAACGTCCGATGGCACCCGCCGACTCGCGCCCAGAAAGGTAGTTTTGAAAAATACCGTTACGGATTATTGGGGTTACCTGGGCCTTAACCCCTTCGTCATCATAAGCGAAACTACCCGGCGCCCCCGATATGGTGGCGTCGGCAGTGATGTTAACTATATTGGAGCCATAGCGATAATTGCCCAGTTTGTCGGGAGTGAGGAAGCTGCCGCCGGCCAAGCTGATCTCGCTGCCCAGGGCGCGGTCCAACTCCACCGCATGTCCGCAGGTTTCGTGTAAGTGCAGAGCCAGCTGGGAGCCGGCGATGATGATATCTGTTTCCTCATCGGGGCACAGGGGCGCCCGGACCAGTTCTAAGGCCTGCTCCGCAGTCTTGCGGGCATTGCCCACCAGATCCAGCTCGCGTATATATTCATAACCACGACTTGCATAGTTGCCACCAAATCCACAGGGGTAAGTACGCACCTGGGCATCTTCATCAGTGACCGCCGTTATCGTGAGCCCACCGCCACTGTAGACAAATGTCTGATCTATTACTGAATCTAATGTCGATACAAATTGCTTGCGTTCTCTACGGAAGCGCATTTGCGCCTGGCGCACAGCCACTCCCGGCAGGTTCATCTCCTGATCAGCTGCCAGCAGTAGTTCCAATTTATCTGCGTTGG encodes:
- a CDS encoding TldD/PmbA family protein gives rise to the protein MAKEQLLSRLEAALPEHIDAEIIAQVSSEQLTRFSNNTIHQNIREQNSRVFVRVIENGKGGTFITNSLDSKQLAGAVRKALEAAKLPMPRSSQPPLSPATSYKEMNLHDPELSNLTPEGHAQLVADTLVTVRNAKMQASGAFTGADQELALVNTRGLRAWTRATFADFHLVVSDHQQTTSGYGSTCGRRLADLDFIGAMTAAAAKCEAASNPQGFPPGEHTVILEPAAVADLVRFLALIGLNGQALLEGRSPFPKLGEKYLGDNVTIWDDALDPEGLAMPFDFQGVPKRKLNLITKGIVQNVATDNSVATYMEKASTGHGQLPPSQGPLPNHMFMEAGNAMLDDMIVSTKRGILISRFHYVNVLDARQAVLTGVTRDGTLLIEDGKLTRSLKNLRFTESLIRALSRVEMVGDSSKLFGWFWGSVRVPALKIRGFKFNGSE
- a CDS encoding TldD/PmbA family protein, translated to MDVLLLEGLKIAREQGVDYAELRGVTSTEQLISVKNGSLDTLMESETRGIGVRVLLAGYWGFAAAPALLPEQIEELVLQAMAVARASALGGGEPARLSPYVSVQTSYKSPLEEDPFAIPNADKLELLLAADQEMNLPGVAVRQAQMRFRRERKQFVSTLDSVIDQTFVYSGGGLTITAVTDEDAQVRTYPCGFGGNYASRGYEYIRELDLVGNARKTAEQALELVRAPLCPDEETDIIIAGSQLALHLHETCGHAVELDRALGSEISLAGGSFLTPDKLGNYRYGSNIVNITADATISGAPGSFAYDDEGVKAQVTPIIRNGIFQNYLSGRESAGAIGRFSSGAMRAQSWHHLPLVRMTNVNLHPGHGSLADLVGGIERGLLLETNRSFSIDDQRLNFQFGTEIGWRIAGGKITHMVKNPVYTGITPEFWSRCDGIAGPEAWQMWGIPNCGKGEPLQAMMVGHGAAPARFRRVKAGAAR